The DNA region CGGTAGGGCACGCCGCACCGGGTTTCCCGCCATGATCCCATGATCCCTGCTGCAGACCAGCCAGCGAGAGCGCCAATGAGACTGGTCCGCCAGTGAGTCAGGTCGAACCTGTGCGTGCCTCCGGGCCTGACCGCTTGTCTGTCTTGGCAGTGTTTCGCTGCCTCCTTGGGATGCTCGGCTATCCTGTCCCAGCAGACGCAAACCGGCCATCGCAGCCATCATGACGAAGCATCATTCCACCGCAGACTGTATACGTTCCCCTTCTTCCACCCTTTGCAAAACGCGTCCCTCGCGGTCCTGACTGCTGAAGCTCCTCTGCAGCTGCATTCACAAGGTTTAGTCCAGCAGAATCTCCACGTCAAACTCCTTATCCGCCCGAAGCTGATACTGCGGCAGCGTCCAGGGACCGCAGGATCCAGTTCCCAGTCCGTGGTGAGCCCAGTCCAGCCGAACGAGCACGTCATCCCGTCTTCGCTCGTGCAACTCGCACGGGTGTGCACAGTCGTCCACGTCCGCTGTCGCGTACCTCGTTGCCGAGAAGCTCGCGCCGGCCAGGGTTCCAAAGTTGGCCCTCAATATGCGacgcttctcgccgccggtgaaCTCGACCCATCGCGCGTCGGTCCTGTTGCCTGCGTCTTGCGGATATTCGTAGTCGAGCCAGAGgtcgtccacgtccgccTGCCAATTGCCAAAGAGCTGTGCGTGCTTCTTGTCGCGATACGATTCTCCGGGGCCCCGGCCCCACCACCGGACTCgttcgacgccgtcgaggccgagcgtTAGCCCGATGCGCGCAAACGTCTTGGGTAGGCCCAGACCGCTGGGCTTCCCCTGTATGCGGACGGACAGAGAGTCGCCGCGGAAGCTGTACGTCCAGGCATTGTCCACTCCCCAGGCCACTGCTGGCGGTGCGATACgctccaccacctcgacctTGACCCCGTCATCGGCCATATGCCACTGAATCCGCCGAACCTGGCTCGTTGTCTGGTGTAGCCGCCGCTCCTTCCACTGCCTTCCGTGTCCGCCCCGGTCGTTGTCCGTCAAGGCACGGTAGAAGCCGAGACCGACTGGCTGCGTGAGCAATTCCACGTCGGGCCGCTCAGCGCGGCGAAAGCTCGTCAGCATGCCGGTGACGACGTCCACGCCCCAGATCGAGCCTCCGGAAGCCGAGGTTACGGTGAGCAGTCCGTCGGCAATCTTCTCAATGGAAGGCTTTGGCATCGGCGGCTCCAGTGACCGGATGGCTGCAACGGAGAGTGGCTTTGACACCCGAATTTGCCCGGTTGCTACCATATGCCCAGCTGCGGCCGATTTCGTGGCTTCTCTGAGACGAAACTGTACTTGAATGTATGCCTCTCTGTCCACTTCGCGCAGCATGCCCTCGTGGAACCCATCAAGTGTCACAGTTCCGTGACTATGGGGCCAGATGCCTGCAGCCTGGGTCAGCTTGAAAGCCCGTCCTGTCCATCGCGAGCAAACACCCACCGCTCGGAATTGTTACGCTTCCGTTTGATGACACATCCTTGCCATCGATGACGATGTTCCACGTCCCGGAAAGGTGATCGAGGCCGAGAAAGTCATATCGATTTACCACCGACAgctcgtggtggtgcagcgATACCGTCTGAACCGGTTCAATCGCCTTGGCATATTCCGCCAGATTGGACGTGAGCGTGTGCTCCGACCAGAGCAGTCCATCCATGATGAAGTTGCCATCGTTTGGCTCATCGCCAAAATCCCCGCCGTAGCCCATGTACTCGACCCcgtccttggtcttggtcCGCAGCCCGTGGTTCGCCCATTCCCAGACGAAGCCGCCCATCAGACGCGGGTGCTTGTAGAAGGCATCGACATACTCCTTGGCCGCCCCCGACGAGTTGCCCATTGCGTGCAGGAACTCGCACACGACGAGCGGCTTTTGCCAGTCACGCTCCTTGGCAAAGGTCTCGATGCTGCGCACCTCGGGATACATCCAGCTGAATATGTCAACCGTCTGCGCCGCTCCGTCGCCCTCGTAGTGCACCAGGCGactgtcgtcgaggcccctGATGCAATCGTACATGGCCTGGTGATTGCGCCCGTAGAAGGACTCGTTGCCAAGCGACCACATGATGACACAGGCGTGGTTCTTGTCGCGTGCGACCATCTGACGTGCTCGGTCGACGTACTGATCCTCCCAAGCCGGGTTGTCGGAGGTGTACGACGCCGCGTCGCCTCCCACGGCGGCAAAGCCATGGCACTCTAAGTCGGCTTCGTCCATAACCCAAAGGCCCAGTTCATCTGCGACGTCGTAGAGCCGCGGGTCGTTGATCTGGTGACATGTGCGAATGGCGTTGATGCCGCAGTTCttcatgatgatgaggtcgCGCCGCATGAAGTCGTAGGGCACCGCGCGTCCGTGGTCCGGGTGGTGCTCATGCCGGTTCACCCCACGAAGCTT from Purpureocillium takamizusanense chromosome 3, complete sequence includes:
- a CDS encoding Beta-galactosidase (COG:G~CAZy:GH2~EggNog:ENOG503NWJH) — translated: MPDDFPLAGLPDWNNIDVIHRKTLPPRSYFFLYPSEADALTFDVNLARAKCLSGTWKFHLSKSPFNGPRDFYQVGFTEESTTTFTDIQVPGMWQLQGHGKGPHYTNYLYPWPVDPPHVSYQENECGRYLKEFSVSDAFAADHQLRLRFEGVDSAFTVWLNGKDVGYSQGARNPSEFDVTQLVKTGDWETNVLAVEVYQRCDGSYLEDQDQWWLSGIFRDVYLHAFPKVHPVDFQVVPDLDAEHEDGKLRLNIEMSEPCSVEAKLLDRKRHEVLKMTRKVDRMACLEMPVKTPEKWTAETPNLYTLVLNFPDGRGYSLVQRVGFRKTSLVDGVFCVNGSPVKLRGVNRHEHHPDHGRAVPYDFMRRDLIIMKNCGINAIRTCHQINDPRLYDVADELGLWVMDEADLECHGFAAVGGDAASYTSDNPAWEDQYVDRARQMVARDKNHACVIMWSLGNESFYGRNHQAMYDCIRGLDDSRLVHYEGDGAAQTVDIFSWMYPEVRSIETFAKERDWQKPLVVCEFLHAMGNSSGAAKEYVDAFYKHPRLMGGFVWEWANHGLRTKTKDGVEYMGYGGDFGDEPNDGNFIMDGLLWSEHTLTSNLAEYAKAIEPVQTVSLHHHELSVVNRYDFLGLDHLSGTWNIVIDGKDVSSNGSVTIPSGIWPHSHGTVTLDGFHEGMLREVDREAYIQVQFRLREATKSAAAGHMVATGQIRVSKPLSVAAIRSLEPPMPKPSIEKIADGLLTVTSASGGSIWGVDVVTGMLTSFRRAERPDVELLTQPVGLGFYRALTDNDRGGHGRQWKERRLHQTTSQVRRIQWHMADDGVKVEVVERIAPPAVAWGVDNAWTYSFRGDSLSVRIQGKPSGLGLPKTFARIGLTLGLDGVERVRWWGRGPGESYRDKKHAQLFGNWQADVDDLWLDYEYPQDAGNRTDARWVEFTGGEKRRILRANFGTLAGASFSATRYATADVDDCAHPCELHERRRDDVLVRLDWAHHGLGTGSCGPWTLPQYQLRADKEFDVEILLD